A DNA window from Rhodococcus sp. Z13 contains the following coding sequences:
- a CDS encoding AAA family ATPase, with protein sequence MIGRDYPEAAWLDQDGLLPNRLPSEGVPYVDVPPPESVEDSGGPARRPLRDQVLRRSALAAMPDPEPLIDGVLDRGTTALLYGKWGSGKSFIALDWAASVASGRRWQGLATTRQRVLYVAAEGAFGLKGRVLAWERGWKVDLEDGDLDVLPVPVNLTRWPAVHELAGLIREHQYGMVVIDTLARCMVGADENSAKDVGIAVDNLNTLRQATPDGRGVILAVHHAGKDGRTARGSSALEAGVDTVYQTVVDGATIDLTREKRKDGPVEDRHRLRLSAVDDTGSAIVVVHRGVDNSDRADRILSIMSTHFRTTGASRTELQKVAEEAGISYGSFTRGLNDLLESGELVDEGTRSRRFYRLRSQR encoded by the coding sequence GTGATCGGCCGCGACTATCCCGAGGCCGCGTGGCTCGACCAGGACGGCCTCCTCCCGAACCGTCTTCCCTCGGAGGGTGTCCCGTACGTCGATGTTCCGCCGCCGGAGTCCGTCGAGGACAGTGGTGGTCCGGCGCGCCGGCCTCTTCGTGACCAGGTGCTCCGCCGGTCCGCTCTCGCAGCGATGCCCGACCCCGAACCGCTGATCGACGGTGTGCTCGACCGTGGCACCACCGCGCTGCTGTACGGGAAGTGGGGTTCCGGAAAGTCGTTCATCGCGCTGGACTGGGCCGCGTCCGTCGCCTCCGGCCGTCGCTGGCAGGGACTCGCGACAACCCGCCAACGGGTGCTGTACGTCGCCGCCGAAGGCGCCTTCGGGCTCAAAGGCCGCGTCCTGGCGTGGGAACGCGGATGGAAGGTCGATCTCGAGGACGGAGACCTCGACGTTCTCCCGGTCCCGGTGAACCTCACCCGGTGGCCGGCGGTGCACGAACTCGCCGGACTGATCCGTGAACACCAGTACGGCATGGTCGTGATCGACACGCTCGCCCGGTGCATGGTCGGCGCCGACGAGAACTCCGCGAAGGACGTCGGGATCGCCGTCGACAACCTGAACACGCTTCGTCAGGCGACGCCGGACGGTCGCGGAGTGATCCTCGCGGTCCACCACGCCGGAAAAGACGGCCGGACCGCCCGCGGATCCTCCGCGCTCGAGGCCGGCGTCGACACGGTCTATCAGACCGTGGTGGACGGCGCCACGATCGACCTCACGCGGGAAAAACGCAAGGACGGCCCCGTGGAGGACCGTCACCGCCTCCGCCTCTCTGCGGTGGACGACACCGGATCGGCGATCGTCGTTGTCCACCGCGGGGTGGACAACAGCGATCGCGCGGACCGGATCTTGTCCATCATGTCCACCCACTTCCGGACAACAGGGGCATCCCGCACCGAACTCCAGAAGGTCGCCGAGGAAGCCGGAATCTCCTACGGTTCGTTCACTCGCGGCCTCAATGACCTGCTCGAATCCGGCGAACTCGTCGACGAGGGCACCAGGTCACGCCGGTTCTACCGACTCCGGAGTCAGCGGTGA
- a CDS encoding WhiB family transcriptional regulator yields MGAVTAQRGPRGPRPRVPAVFAEMIDGRLAGAACVGRHELFDAELDGVHETPAERTARHAAAVAICTSCPVLTACRVVADEAGRHAHGVWAATVRNTSRPTGRSPKELSA; encoded by the coding sequence ATGGGTGCTGTGACCGCCCAGCGCGGCCCGCGGGGTCCGCGTCCCCGTGTCCCGGCGGTCTTCGCCGAGATGATCGACGGTCGCCTCGCCGGGGCGGCCTGCGTCGGCCGACACGAGTTGTTCGACGCCGAACTCGACGGCGTCCACGAAACCCCCGCAGAACGCACGGCTCGGCACGCCGCGGCCGTGGCGATCTGCACGAGCTGTCCCGTGCTCACCGCCTGCCGCGTCGTCGCGGACGAGGCCGGCCGCCACGCCCACGGGGTGTGGGCCGCAACCGTACGCAACACTTCCCGGCCCACAGGCCGGAGCCCGAAGGAGCTCTCCGCGTGA